The following coding sequences are from one Panicum hallii strain FIL2 chromosome 5, PHallii_v3.1, whole genome shotgun sequence window:
- the LOC112893042 gene encoding aspartic proteinase-like, with protein sequence MGQKHLVLLTCFWILSCALLLHASSDGLLRINLNKKRLDREALAAAKLARKESHLRRFGGSRQSLSASSDDIVPLHNYLDTQYFGEIGIGTPPQNFTVIFDTGSSNLWVPSSKCYFSIACYFHHRYKSAKSKTYKKNGETCTITYGSGQIAGFFSKDNVLVGSLVVKNQKFIETTRETSPTFIIGKFDGILGLGFPEISVGGAPPIWQSMKEQKLVARDVFSFWLNRDPDASEGGELVFGGVDPKHSKGTHTYVPVTRKGYWQFDMGDLLIGGHSTGYCAGGCAAIVDSGTSLLAGPTTIVAQVNHAIGAEGIISAECKEVVREYGEMILELLIAQTSPQKVCTQIGLCVFDGTHPVSNPIESVVEKQKIGSDLFCTACEMAVVWIQNQLRENKTKELILNYANQLCERLPSPNGESTVDCHQISKMPNLAFTIAKKTFTLTPEQYIVKLEQSGQTICISGFMAFDIPPPRGPLWILGDVFMGAYHTVFDFGENRIGFAKSA encoded by the exons ATGGGGCAGAAGCATCTTGTGTTGCTCACTTGTTTTTGGATCCTGTCATGTGCCTTGCTGCTTCATGCTTCCTCCGATGGACTGCTAAGAATCAACCTCAACAAGAAGAGACTGGACAGGGAAGCTTTGGCTGCTGCAAAATTGGCTAGGAAGGAGAGTCACCTTCGAAGGTTCGGTGGTTCTCGCCAGTCTCTCAGTGCCTCAAGTGATGATATAGTTCCTTTGCACAACTACCTGGACACTCAGTACTTTGGAGAGATTGGCATTGGCACGCCACCACAGAACTTCACAGTGATTTTTGACACTGGAAGCTCCAACTTGTGGGTTCCCTCCTCAAAGTGCTATTTTTCG ATAGCATGCTACTTTCACCACAGATACAAGTCAGCCAAGTCGAAGACTTACAAAAAGAACG GGGAAACTTGCACAATAACATATGGTTCTGGGCAAATTGCTGGCTTCTTCAGCAAAGACAATGTGTTGGTCGGCAGCCTCGTTGTCAAAAATCAG AAGTTCATTGAGACAACCCGTGAAACCAGCCCTACCTTTATCATTGGAAAGTTTGACGGAATTCTTGGCCTTGGATTTCCTGAAATTTCTGTGGGAGGAGCACCTCCAATTTG GCAGAGCATGAAAGAGCAAAAGCTGGTCGCAAGGGATGTTTTCTCGTTCTGGCTTAACCGTGATCCTGATGCATCTGAGGGAGGTGAACTTGTCTTTGGCGGTGTTGACCCAAAGCACTCCAAGGGAACCCACACATATGTCCCTGTTACCCGCAAAGGCTACTGGCAGTTTGACATGGGGGATCTTCTGATCGGTGGCCACTCAACAGGTTACTGTGCTGGTGGTTGTGCTGCTATTGTGGACTCAGGGACTTCACTTCTTGCTGGCCCAACT ACCATAGTGGCTCAAGTCAATCATGCAATTGGGGCTGAGGGAATCATCAGTGCAGAATGCAAAGAAGTGGTGCGAGAGTATGGAGAGATGATCCTTGAGTTGCTCATTGCGCAG ACTAGTCCACAAAAGGTGTGCACTCAGATCGGACTCTGTGTATTCGATGGTACCCATCCTGTCAG CAACCCAATTGAATCAGTTGTTGAGAAACAAAAGATTGGTTCTGATCTTTTCTGTACTGCTTGTGAGATGGCTGTTGTCTGGATACAGAATCAACTCCGAGAAAACAAGACGAAAGAGCTCATTTTGAACTATGCTAATCAG CTCTGTGAGCGCCTACCTAGCCCCAATGGTGAATCAACTGTCGACTGCCATCAGATCTCAAAGATGCCAAATCTTGCATTCACCATAGCAAAGAAGACCTTCACCTTAACACCAGAGCAG TACATTGTGAAGCTGGAGCAATCAGGTCAGACTATCTGTATCAGTGGGTTCATGGCATTCGACATACCGCCTCCTCGTGGCCCGCTCTG GATCCTTGGGGACGTTTTCATGGGCGCGTACCACACCGTTTTCGACTTCGGCGAGAACAGGATCGGGTTCGCCAAGTCTGCCTGA